The nucleotide sequence GGTCCCCATGACGCTGACTATCTGTTTGAACAGTTTGTTGAAACGATGCGTCAGGCGCGAAAACAGGCTGAAGGGAAACTGGCAGGCTGAGGGAGTCCGACTGAGGGAAAACGCTCATCCTCCATCTTTTATCGTTAATCCTTCTTATACGACCAATTCTTCGCTAAGATATTGGAACTTCAGCACCATTCCTGGTAGCAAATTGTTCGACCGGGGTGTATACTGAGGCTTCGAATTTAGGACTGAAACGCTAGGAGGGTTTTATTCCTGAGCCATTGACCCTGACTGTCAGCTTACGAGGCACGCGCGAAGTCAAGGATAACTACCAGCTATTTCGCCTCACTGGTCTTCTGGATGCTTTCTCCGAGCCGACCTTTCGCAAGGTGATGGCTAAGTGTGTGGAGGAAGGTCCCAAGCACATCATCCTGGATCTGTCAAAGATTGATTTTGTGGACAGTTCCGGACTGGGTGCGCTGGTTCAGCTTGCCAAGAAGGCTCAAACGGCTGAAGGGACGTTACAGATTGTGACCAATGCCCGTGTCACCCAAACGGTGAAACTCGTCCGCCTGGAGCAGTTTCTTGCGTTGCAGAGTTCGGTTGAGGTTGCGATCGACAACATTAAAAAAAGCTGAATCAGTTAATCCCACCAGGTGCTTATGTGAGAGTCTGTTTGTGAAAAGGGTAGTGATCCAACTGTTTTGCAGTGGTTGCTGTCAACATCTGCTGAGCAGACTTTTTGCCGCTATGACGGTGGGGATGATTGGGGCGATCGCCCTTTTGAGTTGTCCTCCAGTTCTGGCAAGTCCCGTTGCGGTCATGTCCCAAACGGTTTTTCAGGCAACAGATTTTCAACTGACTGCCCAGGAGATCCCTATGAGTGCGCCCCGCCTATCGGAAGAGGAACTGAAAAATGCCCTGAGTCAGCTTGAGGGCTGGAGTGTCAAAGACGGTAAACTCCATCGCCAGTACCAGTTTGGCTCCTTTATTGAAGCCTTTGGATTTATGTCCAGTATGGCATTGGTGGCTGAATCAATGGGACATCATCCAGAGTGGTTTAATGTCTATAACCGGGTCACCATCGACCTGACAACCCACGATTCAGGTGGCATTACCCAGAAGGATGTTGATTTTGCTAAGAAAGCCAATGAACTAGCCAGATAACTGGTTCGTCAAGTAACGGTTCAGGCTGAATTTCTGCCTTCAATGTTGCCAACCCATCTTTTAATCCATCGCTACAACGGGGAAGAAATTGTTCCCAGGCGGTTGGCGCTGAGCCAGGAAAACCTGACTATGGCAGCAGGCTTGATCCATCTGTTTCAAAATGCAAAGGGTCATCCCCGTTGGGAACTGAACCACCAGTTGCAGGAGTTGGAGGGGGAAAGTACTGACTATCGGGTGAAGCGGGGACTGGCTCATTTACTGAATAGTGACGCCTTCAGCCAGTTTGAGACGATCAGTCCCCTCCACCCGCCCGATTTACGCCAGCGTCTGTTTGCCTGTGCTGCCCGGGCAGCCCCCAGTGTCCAGTCCACCCAGATCACTCTGCAACGGGTGGCCGATAGTCTGACCCAGGAGCTTGGTCAGGAAATTCTCCCAGAACAGGTACGCACTGGCTTATATGCAGACCTGCCAGATAACCAGGTTTTAACCCATTTTGAAACCCCAACCCCAGACGCTCTCTTGCACCGCTATAACCTGTCTCAGGTGCAAGGTGTGTTTTATCGTGCCAGCCATGTGACGCTGAATGCTCATCGTAATGATCCGGGCGAATATAAGCTCCTGTTTCGCTACATGAAGCTATTTAACCTCATGACCTACATCGAAGGGGATGCCGACCACGGCTTTACCCTGACGATCGACGGTCCAACCAGTTTGTTTAAGCCCAATACCCACTATGGCTTAAAGCTGGCGATGCTGCTGCCAGCGCTGCTCCATGTCACAAAATGGAACCTGACCGCCGTGCTTCAACTGAAAGCTCCCTATTCAGGCACCCGGCGCACTGGACGCTTTACCCTCCACTCTGACTGTGGGCTGGTGACCCACTACCCCCCCGGCAAAACCTACGACAGTATGCTGGAAGCTGGCTTCGTTGAACGCTGGGCAAAAACCAGAACTGTCTGGCGTCTGGAACGAGAAGTGGACTTGATCCCGATTCCTGGCAGTGTGATGATTCCTGATTTTCGCCTGGTTCATCCCGATGGACGGACCTTTCTGCTGGAGATTGTGGGTTACTGGCGTCCAGAGTATCTGAAGAAAAAGTTTTCCCAGGTGCGCCAGGCAGCACGAAACGACCTGATTCTGGCGATTTCGGAACGGCTTAATCTGGAAAAAGCAGGGGTTCGTTTTAGTGACACCCCTGCCAGAGTGGTCTGGTTTAAGGACCAGTTGACGCCTAAAGCGGTGCTGGGTGTGTTGGAGGGTTGACGGATAGGGGAGGCGATCGCTTACCAGGTTTCTGCCTGTGCTTGCAATGAGAGGTAGATGAACTACGATGGCTAGGCTTGAGGATCTTACCCGTGGCAGGTCCGTCAAAGGCATCCTGCCCAATCACACCGTCACCATCATTGATGCGAAGTGGCATGGGAGTGACGTGGTTGAGCTGACCTATAAGGATACTGACGGACAACCTTATACGGAGATTCTGTTTCGCGATCGCGAACCCACCCTGGAAATTGTCACCGAAGAACAACCGGGTCGCTTTGATGGGGATGGAGCATTGCTGCGGCTGGTGTCCGAAGCCCATCGCATTCGGCTGGCGTACTTATTTGATCCGCTGCTGGCGGTGCATACCTCGTTGGTGGAACCCCTGCCCCACCAGATCACAGCGGTGTATGGCGAGATGCTGACCCGTCAGCCCCTGCGGTTTCTCCTGGCAGATGATCCGGGAGCCGGAAAAACCATCATGGCGGGATTGTTTATCCGGGAATTGCTGATTCGGGGGGACTTACAACGGTGCCTGATCGTCTGTCCGGGGAGTCTGGCGGTGCAGTGGCAGGATGAGCTGTTTCACAAGTTTCATCTGCCCTTTGAGATTCTGACCAATGACCGGATTGAGGCGGCCCGGACGGGCAATGTCTTGATGGAGATGCCGCTGGTGATTGCGCGGTTGGACAAGCTCAGTCGGGATGAGCGCCTGCAAGTGAAGTTAGGGCAAACCGATTGGGATCTGGTGGTGGTGGATGAGGCGCATAAACTATCGGCTTCATTTTTTGGCGGTGAAGTTAAGGAAACCCGGCGTTATAAGTTGGGGAAGATGCTGTCAAGGCTGACGCGCCATTTCTTGTTAATGACGGCGACGCCCCACAATGGTAAGGAGGAAGATTTTCAGTTATTTCTGGCGCTGCTGGATGGCGATCGCTTTGAGGGGCGCTTCCGGGATGGGGTACATACCTGTGATGCATCGGATTTGATGCGGCGATTGGTGAAGGAGGATCTGCTGAAGTTTGACGGCAAACCCCTGTTTCCAGAGCGGCGGGCACATACGGTGCAGTATGCCCTGTCGG is from Leptothermofonsia sichuanensis E412 and encodes:
- a CDS encoding 4a-hydroxytetrahydrobiopterin dehydratase, yielding MTVGMIGAIALLSCPPVLASPVAVMSQTVFQATDFQLTAQEIPMSAPRLSEEELKNALSQLEGWSVKDGKLHRQYQFGSFIEAFGFMSSMALVAESMGHHPEWFNVYNRVTIDLTTHDSGGITQKDVDFAKKANELAR
- a CDS encoding DUF790 family protein, yielding MLPTHLLIHRYNGEEIVPRRLALSQENLTMAAGLIHLFQNAKGHPRWELNHQLQELEGESTDYRVKRGLAHLLNSDAFSQFETISPLHPPDLRQRLFACAARAAPSVQSTQITLQRVADSLTQELGQEILPEQVRTGLYADLPDNQVLTHFETPTPDALLHRYNLSQVQGVFYRASHVTLNAHRNDPGEYKLLFRYMKLFNLMTYIEGDADHGFTLTIDGPTSLFKPNTHYGLKLAMLLPALLHVTKWNLTAVLQLKAPYSGTRRTGRFTLHSDCGLVTHYPPGKTYDSMLEAGFVERWAKTRTVWRLEREVDLIPIPGSVMIPDFRLVHPDGRTFLLEIVGYWRPEYLKKKFSQVRQAARNDLILAISERLNLEKAGVRFSDTPARVVWFKDQLTPKAVLGVLEG
- a CDS encoding STAS domain-containing protein, which codes for MTLTVSLRGTREVKDNYQLFRLTGLLDAFSEPTFRKVMAKCVEEGPKHIILDLSKIDFVDSSGLGALVQLAKKAQTAEGTLQIVTNARVTQTVKLVRLEQFLALQSSVEVAIDNIKKS